A portion of the Flavobacterium limnophilum genome contains these proteins:
- a CDS encoding DUF5686 and carboxypeptidase regulatory-like domain-containing protein — translation MKNYYLLFLLLASIFSFAQIRGTITDNKGIPLSLVTILEENTYNGTSSNEQGNYELNIKKAGKHTIVFQYLGFKTQKVTLTIDKFPFIQNIKLVEENLSLSEVVINSKDNPANAVIRQAIASKKENSEKTARYKADFYSRGIFKVKDLPKKILGQKVGDLNGAVDSTGTGIIYLSETVSKIIFEKPDNLKERIIASKVSGDNKGFSYNTARSTIYDFYDNTLDFGSKIISPIADNAFNYYKYKLEGTFQDENNLMINKIKVIAKRDAEPVFEGYIYIVEDSWAIYAVDLDIKGYRMHQEFVDVMKLKQNFNYNKNNKVWAKNTQSLEFSAGIFGIKFNGKFSYVYSNYEFEKMFAKKTFTNEIVSFEDNSNKKDTLFWNKIRPIPLTIEENTDYIKKDSVHTVRNSKKYLDSIDKKDNKFKFLSPITGYSWKNSSQKKSFRYDGLLNLSSLSFNTVQGWNLDSGFSFRDWKNQEEKGKSTYINTKFNYGFSDDRLRVTADYYHRFNNQNYATLTLFGGSKVNQFNPEEPITSFINTVSTLFFKDNYMKLYNKEFAGATYGQDVGNNFYLKGTLEYQQRKPLFNTTDYTFIKSDDVYSSNNPLLPDDNLTPAFEQHHLTKAAVSAKINFGNKYISRPDGKINIRNNDYPTLSFGYENAFASNESKYEYQLITSQIRYDFNAENKGTLGINLKAGTFIHGENISFVDYKHFNGNRTHVGTSDRYLNVFNLMNYYSNSTNDSYFEAHLEHNDKGYIMNKIPLLNKLNSTLVLGFHALAVPDTKPYTEFTVGLDNLGFGKLKVFRFDYVHSYQNGVQENGVVFGLKILNVLE, via the coding sequence ATGAAAAATTACTACTTGCTCTTTCTTCTTTTAGCATCCATTTTTTCCTTTGCACAAATCAGGGGAACCATTACTGACAATAAGGGAATCCCGCTTTCGCTTGTAACCATTCTAGAAGAGAACACCTATAACGGAACTTCATCGAACGAGCAAGGAAATTACGAATTGAATATCAAAAAAGCGGGAAAGCATACTATTGTTTTTCAATATTTGGGGTTCAAAACCCAGAAAGTAACGCTCACAATTGACAAATTTCCGTTCATCCAAAACATAAAATTGGTTGAAGAGAACTTGTCGCTTTCCGAGGTCGTCATCAACTCGAAAGACAATCCAGCTAATGCCGTAATCAGGCAGGCGATTGCCAGCAAAAAAGAAAACTCCGAAAAAACGGCTCGTTATAAAGCCGATTTTTATTCCCGTGGCATTTTTAAGGTCAAGGATTTGCCCAAGAAAATATTGGGACAAAAAGTGGGCGATTTGAACGGCGCAGTCGATTCAACCGGAACTGGAATTATTTATTTATCGGAAACCGTTTCGAAAATTATTTTTGAAAAACCCGACAATTTAAAGGAACGAATTATAGCTTCAAAAGTAAGCGGAGACAACAAAGGTTTCAGTTACAACACAGCACGATCTACGATTTATGATTTCTATGACAATACTTTGGACTTTGGAAGCAAAATAATTTCACCCATTGCCGACAATGCTTTCAACTATTATAAATACAAATTAGAAGGCACTTTTCAGGACGAAAACAATTTGATGATCAACAAAATAAAAGTCATTGCAAAGCGAGATGCCGAACCCGTTTTTGAAGGATATATTTACATTGTCGAAGATTCTTGGGCAATTTATGCCGTGGATTTGGACATCAAAGGCTACAGAATGCACCAGGAATTTGTGGACGTTATGAAGTTGAAACAGAATTTCAACTACAACAAAAACAACAAAGTTTGGGCAAAAAACACCCAAAGTCTTGAATTCTCGGCGGGTATTTTTGGAATAAAATTCAACGGAAAATTCTCTTATGTTTACAGCAATTATGAATTCGAAAAAATGTTTGCCAAAAAAACGTTTACCAATGAAATTGTAAGTTTCGAAGACAATTCCAACAAAAAAGACACACTGTTTTGGAATAAAATCAGACCGATTCCTCTCACCATCGAAGAGAATACCGATTACATAAAAAAAGACAGCGTTCATACTGTTCGAAACTCAAAAAAATATTTGGATTCCATCGACAAGAAGGACAATAAATTCAAATTTCTGAGTCCAATTACTGGTTATTCTTGGAAAAATAGCAGCCAGAAAAAATCGTTCCGTTATGATGGTTTGCTTAATTTATCGTCGTTGAGTTTCAACACGGTTCAAGGTTGGAATCTGGATTCTGGATTTTCTTTCCGAGATTGGAAAAATCAAGAAGAAAAAGGAAAATCGACTTACATCAACACTAAATTCAATTATGGTTTTTCGGATGACAGATTACGAGTTACGGCAGATTATTACCATCGATTCAACAATCAAAATTATGCGACTCTAACTCTTTTTGGCGGAAGCAAAGTCAATCAATTCAATCCCGAAGAACCCATTACGAGTTTTATAAACACTGTGAGCACTTTATTTTTCAAAGACAATTACATGAAATTGTACAACAAAGAATTTGCTGGAGCTACTTATGGTCAAGACGTGGGAAATAATTTTTATCTAAAAGGAACTTTAGAATACCAGCAACGAAAACCTTTGTTCAACACGACCGATTATACATTTATCAAAAGCGACGATGTTTACAGTTCCAATAATCCGTTGTTGCCGGACGACAATTTGACTCCCGCATTCGAGCAACATCATCTTACAAAAGCTGCTGTTTCTGCCAAAATAAATTTCGGAAACAAATACATTTCGAGACCAGACGGAAAAATAAATATTAGAAACAACGACTATCCAACCTTGTCATTTGGTTACGAAAATGCTTTTGCATCCAATGAAAGCAAATACGAATACCAATTGATTACTAGCCAAATCAGGTATGATTTCAATGCTGAAAACAAGGGAACATTAGGCATCAACTTGAAAGCGGGAACTTTCATTCACGGCGAAAATATTTCGTTTGTGGATTACAAACATTTCAACGGAAACAGAACACACGTAGGAACCAGCGACCGTTATTTGAATGTTTTCAACCTAATGAATTATTATTCGAACAGCACGAATGACAGCTATTTCGAAGCGCATTTGGAGCACAATGACAAAGGATACATCATGAATAAAATTCCTTTATTGAACAAATTGAATTCGACTTTGGTTTTGGGATTTCACGCTCTTGCCGTTCCTGACACGAAACCCTACACCGAATTTACGGTTGGCTTGGACAATCTAGGTTTTGGAAAATTAAAAGTATTTCGCTTTGATTATGTGCATTCTTATCAAAACGGGGTCCAAGAAAACGGTGTTGTTTTTGGTTTGAAAATTTTGAATGTTTTGGAGTGA
- the aroQ gene encoding type II 3-dehydroquinate dehydratase: MKISIINGPNLNLLGKREPEIYGSQTFEDYLEILKSKFPQVELTYFQSNIEGELIGKIQEFGFSYDGIILNAGAYTHTSIGIGDAIKSITTPVVEVHISNTFSRESFRHQSYISGNAKGVILGFGMKSYELAIQSFL, encoded by the coding sequence ATGAAAATTTCCATCATCAACGGACCAAACCTCAACTTATTAGGAAAACGCGAACCAGAAATTTATGGTTCCCAAACTTTTGAAGATTATCTTGAAATCTTGAAAAGCAAGTTTCCACAAGTAGAATTAACGTATTTTCAAAGCAATATCGAAGGCGAATTGATTGGTAAAATTCAGGAATTTGGTTTTTCTTATGATGGAATTATCCTGAATGCCGGCGCTTACACCCATACTTCAATAGGCATTGGCGATGCCATAAAATCCATAACAACTCCTGTGGTCGAAGTGCATATTTCGAATACTTTTTCTCGCGAAAGTTTCCGTCATCAATCTTATATTTCTGGAAATGCCAAAGGCGTTATTCTTGGTTTTGGAATGAAAAGCTACGAATTGGCGATACAGTCTTTTTTGTAG
- a CDS encoding porin family protein, with protein sequence MKKTILITALLFVLSFSAQAQLLQIGAKAGLNYANFSGTNIQTDAITSYHAGLIAEIKLLDKFAIQPELLYTTQGATYKTALGDFENELGYIAIPVLAKIYLSKSFSLELGPQASFLLSEKSEFDVSDANTFDFALAGGLGFKITKNIFINGRYVLGLTEVSPNADAKNSVLQFSAGFMF encoded by the coding sequence ATGAAAAAAACAATTTTGATTACCGCTTTACTATTTGTCCTGTCATTCAGTGCTCAAGCCCAGTTATTACAAATTGGCGCAAAGGCTGGATTAAATTATGCAAACTTTTCTGGTACAAACATTCAGACTGACGCCATAACAAGTTATCATGCAGGATTGATTGCAGAAATTAAACTTCTGGACAAATTTGCAATACAACCTGAATTGCTGTACACAACCCAAGGAGCAACTTACAAAACGGCTTTAGGTGATTTTGAAAATGAATTAGGATATATCGCTATTCCAGTTTTGGCAAAAATATATTTGAGCAAATCTTTTAGTCTTGAACTTGGCCCTCAAGCCTCTTTTTTATTGAGTGAAAAAAGCGAATTTGACGTGAGTGACGCAAATACATTTGATTTTGCACTTGCTGGTGGATTGGGTTTTAAAATAACCAAAAACATCTTCATTAATGGAAGATATGTTTTAGGACTGACCGAAGTATCTCCAAATGCAGACGCAAAAAATTCAGTGCTTCAATTCTCGGCAGGTTTTATGTTTTAA
- a CDS encoding outer membrane beta-barrel protein, which produces MKKIILSVIAILGFGFANAQDATNNGFSKGDKFVEGSFSFRSGDVEDSWSFTPKMGVMLDDKWAVGGFLALAGQDNGTVENNTFGIGAFARYYFLSLGASKSFNAYGEIGLGYSSVSTETNNANKNTNSAMNANIDLGMNYFFTSHWAATFELANILSYNNVNPEQGSNSSDLNVNVNLFNNIFATPQFGLLYKW; this is translated from the coding sequence ATGAAAAAAATTATTTTATCAGTAATTGCAATTCTCGGATTTGGGTTTGCAAACGCTCAAGATGCAACAAACAATGGTTTCTCTAAAGGAGACAAGTTTGTGGAAGGAAGTTTTAGCTTTCGTTCAGGTGATGTTGAAGACAGCTGGTCATTTACGCCAAAAATGGGTGTTATGCTGGATGACAAATGGGCTGTTGGAGGTTTTTTAGCTCTTGCAGGTCAAGATAATGGCACTGTTGAAAATAATACTTTCGGAATTGGTGCTTTCGCTCGTTATTATTTCTTGTCTTTGGGTGCCAGTAAAAGCTTCAATGCTTATGGTGAAATTGGATTAGGCTATTCTTCGGTATCAACCGAGACTAATAATGCCAACAAGAACACTAATAGCGCCATGAATGCCAATATCGATTTAGGAATGAATTATTTCTTTACTTCTCATTGGGCTGCAACATTCGAATTGGCAAATATCTTGAGTTATAACAATGTAAATCCAGAACAAGGATCTAATTCAAGTGATTTGAATGTTAACGTGAACTTGTTCAACAACATTTTTGCCACTCCACAGTTCGGTTTATTGTACAAGTGGTAA
- the xerD gene encoding site-specific tyrosine recombinase XerD produces MNWKTDIKNYQSYLRIERGLSKNTIDNYSFDIERLCLFLEENAIAVSPIKINEETIQQFIYSVSKEVNPRSQARIISGLKSFFSYLIFEDYRQDNPMELIETPKTGRKLPDTLSVEEIDTLISAIDLSSNEGERNRAILETLYGCGLRVSELVSLKISDLFFEEGFIKITGKGNKQRFVPIGNLTQKYIQIYRNEIRIHLNIKKGHEDTLFLNRRGSQLTRAMIFTIIKDLATKINLNKSISPHTLRHSFATHLLENGADLRSIQLMLGHESITTTEIYVHLDRRFLTEVINNFHPRR; encoded by the coding sequence ATGAATTGGAAAACGGATATCAAAAATTATCAATCTTATTTGAGGATTGAAAGAGGTTTGTCGAAAAACACCATCGACAACTATTCTTTTGATATTGAACGATTGTGTCTTTTTCTGGAAGAAAATGCTATTGCTGTTTCGCCAATAAAAATAAATGAAGAAACCATCCAGCAATTTATTTACAGTGTTTCCAAAGAAGTAAATCCTCGCTCGCAAGCCAGAATAATTTCGGGATTAAAAAGTTTTTTTAGCTATTTAATCTTCGAAGACTATCGTCAAGACAATCCAATGGAATTGATTGAAACACCGAAGACAGGCCGGAAACTTCCCGATACTTTGTCAGTGGAAGAAATAGATACTTTAATTTCTGCCATAGATTTAAGTTCCAATGAAGGCGAACGAAACAGGGCTATTTTGGAAACGCTTTATGGTTGTGGACTTCGTGTTTCGGAATTGGTTTCCTTGAAAATTTCGGATTTGTTTTTTGAAGAAGGTTTTATCAAGATTACCGGTAAAGGAAATAAACAACGCTTTGTTCCCATTGGAAATTTGACTCAAAAATACATTCAAATTTACAGAAATGAAATAAGAATACATCTGAATATAAAGAAAGGCCACGAGGATACTTTGTTCTTGAATAGGAGGGGAAGTCAGCTCACAAGAGCCATGATTTTTACGATAATCAAGGATTTGGCTACCAAAATAAATTTGAACAAAAGCATTAGTCCGCATACTTTGCGCCATTCATTTGCCACGCATCTTCTGGAAAATGGTGCCGATTTGCGTTCAATCCAGTTAATGCTTGGTCACGAATCGATAACCACAACGGAAATTTATGTGCATTTGGATAGAAGATTTTTGACCGAAGTGATTAATAATTTTCATCCGAGGAGATAG
- the rny gene encoding ribonuclease Y: protein MDIVTIIISGIIGIAGGFIIAKIIEKSNISNLIKNAKKEASSILKDANLEAENIKKDKILQAKEKFIELKSEHEQVILSRDQKMAEVEKRIRDKESQVSNELSKAKKVNDDFESKTLEYNSKIETLEKKQIEVDKLHKSHLQQLEVIAGLSTEDAKNQLIEGLKSEAKTEAMSHIQDTIEEAKLTAQQEAKKIIINTIQRVGTEEAVENCVSVFNIESDDVKGRIIGREGRNIRAIEAATGVEIIVDDTPEAIILSCFDPVRREIARLSLHKLVTDGRIHPARIEEVVAKTTKQIDDEIIEVGKRTVIDLGIHGLHPELIKVVGRMKYRSSYGQNLLQHSREVSKLCGIMAAELGLNVKLAKRAGLLHDIGKVPDTESDLPHALLGMQWAEKYGEKEEVCNAIGAHHDEIEMKSLLSPIIQVCDAISGARPGARRQVLDSYIQRLKDLEEVAYGFSGVKNAYAIQAGRELRVIVESEKVSDDNAATLSFEISQKIQTEMTYPGQVKVTVIRETRAVNIAK from the coding sequence ATGGACATAGTAACGATTATCATTTCAGGAATTATAGGTATTGCGGGAGGTTTCATCATCGCCAAAATAATAGAGAAAAGCAACATCTCTAATTTAATTAAAAATGCAAAAAAAGAAGCATCATCGATCTTAAAAGATGCCAATCTTGAAGCGGAAAACATCAAAAAAGACAAAATTCTTCAAGCAAAGGAAAAATTTATCGAATTGAAATCAGAACACGAACAAGTAATCCTTTCTCGCGATCAAAAAATGGCAGAAGTGGAAAAAAGAATTCGTGACAAAGAATCACAAGTTTCGAATGAATTGTCGAAAGCCAAAAAAGTAAACGATGATTTTGAATCAAAAACATTAGAATACAATTCTAAAATTGAAACCCTGGAAAAGAAACAAATAGAAGTTGACAAACTGCACAAAAGTCATTTACAACAACTAGAGGTTATTGCCGGTTTATCTACAGAAGATGCCAAAAACCAATTGATTGAAGGCTTGAAATCGGAAGCCAAAACCGAAGCAATGTCCCACATCCAAGATACTATTGAGGAGGCAAAATTAACGGCACAACAAGAAGCCAAGAAAATCATCATCAACACTATTCAAAGAGTTGGAACAGAAGAAGCCGTAGAAAACTGCGTTTCTGTATTCAACATCGAATCCGATGACGTGAAAGGTAGGATTATTGGTCGAGAAGGTAGAAACATTAGAGCGATTGAAGCAGCAACCGGAGTAGAAATCATTGTGGACGACACACCGGAAGCCATTATTCTTTCTTGTTTTGATCCGGTTCGTAGAGAAATTGCACGTCTGTCGTTACATAAATTGGTAACTGACGGAAGAATCCACCCAGCACGCATTGAAGAAGTAGTAGCCAAAACCACAAAACAAATTGACGACGAAATCATCGAAGTTGGAAAACGTACCGTGATTGATTTAGGTATTCACGGTTTACACCCAGAGTTGATAAAAGTGGTAGGTAGAATGAAATACCGTTCTTCTTATGGACAAAATTTATTGCAACACTCTCGCGAAGTTTCCAAGCTTTGCGGAATTATGGCAGCCGAATTAGGATTGAACGTAAAACTGGCCAAAAGAGCCGGTTTATTGCACGATATTGGTAAAGTTCCAGATACCGAAAGTGATTTGCCCCACGCTTTATTGGGAATGCAATGGGCCGAAAAATATGGTGAAAAAGAAGAAGTTTGCAACGCTATTGGAGCACACCACGACGAGATTGAAATGAAATCATTGTTGTCTCCAATTATCCAAGTATGTGACGCCATTTCAGGTGCTAGACCAGGTGCAAGAAGACAAGTTTTGGATTCTTACATCCAACGTTTGAAAGACTTGGAAGAAGTAGCTTACGGATTCAGCGGAGTGAAAAATGCTTATGCGATTCAAGCCGGTAGAGAACTTCGCGTAATCGTGGAAAGCGAAAAAGTTTCTGATGACAATGCCGCTACTTTATCTTTCGAAATCTCGCAAAAAATACAAACTGAAATGACTTACCCAGGTCAGGTGAAAGTTACCGTAATTAGAGAAACTAGAGCGGTGAATATCGCGAAATAA
- a CDS encoding cell division protein ZapA yields MDEKLKIKISIADRVYPLTVDFSQEEGLRSASKKIDVMIKQFEENYAVRDKQDVLAMCALQFASQVEQKQIDNAINGNETIERIKKINAVLDQYLDK; encoded by the coding sequence ATGGACGAAAAGCTTAAAATTAAAATATCAATTGCAGACAGGGTCTATCCATTGACGGTGGATTTTTCCCAGGAAGAAGGGCTTAGAAGTGCTTCGAAGAAAATTGACGTGATGATAAAGCAATTTGAAGAAAATTATGCCGTTCGCGACAAGCAAGATGTATTGGCCATGTGTGCCTTGCAATTTGCCTCGCAAGTAGAACAAAAACAAATTGACAATGCCATAAATGGCAACGAAACTATTGAAAGAATTAAAAAAATCAATGCGGTTTTAGATCAATATCTCGATAAATAA
- a CDS encoding M23 family metallopeptidase, whose product MKSSLFALLFSSILFAQVDYPKDYFRSPLDIPMQLSGNFGELRPNHFHAGFDLKTMQREGLKVYAVADGYISRIKISTFGNGKTLYITHANGYTSVYGHLLRATDSIEDFIKKIHYKEQSFEIEMYLKPGEIEVKKGQVIALSGNTGASEGPHLHFEFRDNSTEYIINPMLFGFDKMLKDSKSPMISSVYVYPLNDDTVVNQSKRPLILNLKLQKDGTYLADAVSTNGKIGFGINAFDYDDVSFNKNGIYKVQGFYNGIPNFGYQFDTYPFDEMRYINALIDYPRYKKTQQRVQKLFMKNPFRLSIIKTNKSNGILTAEPNLTALYRVEVSDFYGNLTKVSIPVNYGSLPAIVAQEPILSKYFVKANNDSSFEKENMSVFFPAGTFYDDFYLNFDVKNDTLFLHDDTVPAHTSFTISMEDKKFTEAQREKLYIASINGKKMGYNTTYRKDNVFTIKVKTLGKYALVLDTIPPVISIAKPIDGKWLSDKKSIQFTISDGLSGIKSYNGYLNGKWILFEYDNKTKKITHNFSDGIVAEGANELKIIVVDNLGNSTIFETKFFRSQKK is encoded by the coding sequence ATGAAATCTAGCCTATTTGCCCTATTGTTTAGCAGTATTCTTTTTGCACAAGTTGATTATCCAAAAGATTATTTCAGGTCTCCACTAGATATTCCGATGCAATTGTCTGGCAATTTTGGAGAGTTGAGACCGAATCATTTCCATGCTGGGTTTGATTTGAAAACAATGCAAAGAGAGGGATTGAAGGTTTATGCTGTCGCTGATGGTTATATTTCCAGAATCAAGATTTCGACTTTTGGAAACGGAAAAACCCTTTATATTACGCACGCGAATGGATATACTTCTGTTTATGGACATTTGCTCAGAGCCACGGATTCTATCGAAGATTTTATTAAAAAAATACATTACAAGGAGCAATCTTTCGAAATTGAAATGTATTTGAAACCCGGTGAAATCGAGGTCAAGAAAGGGCAAGTTATTGCCCTTTCGGGAAATACGGGTGCTTCCGAAGGACCGCATTTACATTTTGAATTTCGTGATAATAGTACAGAGTATATCATCAATCCAATGCTTTTTGGCTTTGATAAAATGTTGAAAGACTCTAAAAGTCCAATGATTTCGAGTGTTTATGTTTATCCCTTGAATGACGATACGGTCGTCAATCAATCAAAAAGGCCTTTGATACTCAATTTGAAGTTGCAAAAAGATGGAACTTACCTTGCCGATGCGGTTTCGACCAATGGAAAAATAGGTTTTGGAATTAACGCTTTCGATTATGACGATGTTTCTTTCAATAAAAACGGAATCTATAAGGTGCAGGGTTTTTACAACGGAATTCCCAATTTTGGCTATCAATTTGATACCTATCCTTTTGACGAGATGCGCTATATAAATGCGCTCATTGATTACCCAAGATACAAGAAGACCCAGCAAAGAGTGCAAAAGTTGTTCATGAAAAACCCCTTTAGATTGAGCATAATTAAAACGAATAAAAGCAATGGTATTCTAACAGCAGAACCTAATTTGACGGCACTATATCGTGTTGAAGTTTCAGATTTTTATGGCAATTTGACCAAGGTTTCCATTCCGGTGAATTATGGATCACTGCCTGCGATAGTTGCCCAAGAGCCAATTCTTTCCAAATATTTTGTAAAAGCAAACAACGATTCCAGTTTCGAAAAGGAAAACATGTCGGTTTTCTTTCCTGCAGGGACTTTTTATGACGATTTCTATTTGAATTTTGACGTGAAAAACGACACCCTGTTTCTTCACGACGATACGGTTCCCGCCCATACCAGTTTTACGATTTCAATGGAGGACAAAAAATTTACCGAAGCACAAAGGGAAAAATTGTACATCGCTTCAATTAACGGTAAAAAAATGGGATACAATACAACGTATCGAAAAGACAATGTCTTTACCATCAAAGTTAAAACCTTGGGGAAATATGCCTTGGTTCTAGACACAATCCCGCCCGTTATTTCCATTGCCAAACCTATCGATGGAAAATGGTTGAGCGATAAGAAGTCTATCCAATTTACCATAAGCGATGGATTGTCGGGCATAAAATCCTATAACGGCTATTTGAACGGCAAGTGGATATTGTTCGAATATGACAACAAAACCAAAAAAATAACCCACAATTTTAGTGATGGAATTGTCGCTGAAGGCGCAAACGAATTAAAAATAATAGTTGTTGATAATTTAGGTAATTCTACTATCTTTGAAACTAAGTTTTTCAGAAGTCAAAAAAAATAA